The following are encoded together in the Candidatus Liberimonas magnetica genome:
- a CDS encoding phosphoglycerate kinase, protein MKITIKDINLKGKKVLVRVDYNVPLDEKGQITNDKRIVATLPTIKYILEQNASIILMSHLGRPKGKVDPKMSLKPAAKRLSELLGKEVKIAPDCVGEEVKKTAVQLKNGEVLLLENLRFHPEEEKNDDKFSKELASLGEVFVQDAFGSVHRPHASTAGIAKYIKIKAAGFLLEKEIKFLGDELKNPKQPYLAILGGAKVSDKISIIENLMNKVNSLIIGGGMAYTFLLAKGISIGNSLLEPDKIETAKKIMQIALDKKIRLFLPLDHVIVDKIDFANKKVDASGVIKTTEGAEIPDGFIGVDIGPMTIARIAPVILEAKTIVWNGPMGVFEIDEFSKGTIEIAKLVAQSTEKGAVSVIGGGDSISAVKKAGVDKKITHISTGGGASLEYLEGKELPGIAVLPDK, encoded by the coding sequence ATGAAAATAACAATCAAAGACATAAACCTGAAAGGTAAAAAGGTGCTCGTAAGAGTCGACTACAATGTTCCTTTGGATGAGAAAGGCCAGATCACGAACGATAAACGTATTGTAGCCACACTTCCTACGATCAAGTATATTCTGGAACAGAATGCATCTATAATCCTTATGTCGCATCTTGGAAGGCCGAAAGGAAAAGTAGATCCAAAGATGAGCCTTAAGCCTGCTGCAAAACGCTTGAGTGAACTGCTTGGCAAAGAAGTCAAAATTGCGCCGGATTGTGTCGGGGAAGAAGTTAAAAAAACGGCAGTACAGCTGAAAAACGGCGAAGTCTTACTCCTTGAAAATTTAAGGTTTCACCCTGAAGAAGAAAAAAATGATGACAAGTTTTCAAAAGAACTGGCATCACTTGGGGAAGTTTTTGTCCAGGATGCTTTTGGGTCAGTCCACAGGCCCCACGCTTCCACAGCAGGAATAGCTAAATACATAAAAATAAAAGCTGCGGGTTTCCTTCTGGAGAAGGAAATAAAGTTTTTAGGCGATGAACTAAAAAACCCGAAACAGCCGTACCTGGCCATTCTTGGCGGAGCAAAAGTATCGGATAAAATAAGCATTATTGAAAACCTGATGAACAAAGTAAATTCCTTGATAATTGGCGGAGGAATGGCGTACACATTCTTACTGGCAAAAGGGATTTCTATAGGCAACTCCCTGCTTGAACCTGACAAGATCGAAACAGCAAAAAAAATAATGCAGATCGCTTTAGATAAGAAGATAAGGCTTTTCCTTCCTCTTGACCACGTAATAGTAGACAAAATAGATTTCGCAAACAAGAAAGTTGACGCCTCTGGAGTAATAAAAACAACCGAAGGTGCGGAAATACCGGACGGTTTCATAGGCGTGGACATTGGTCCCATGACCATTGCACGGATAGCACCGGTAATACTTGAGGCTAAGACTATCGTGTGGAACGGGCCCATGGGCGTATTTGAAATAGATGAATTCTCAAAAGGCACCATTGAGATAGCGAAACTTGTCGCTCAATCAACAGAAAAAGGAGCGGTTTCGGTTATCGGTGGAGGAGATTCCATATCCGCAGTAAAGAAAGCCGGCGTAGATAAAAAAATAACGCATATATCTACAGGCGGCGGCGCTTCTTTAGAATACCTTGAAGGCAAGGAACTCCCGGGCATAGCCGTGCTCCCGGACAAATAA
- a CDS encoding 2,3-bisphosphoglycerate-independent phosphoglycerate mutase produces MITQEFLKKLVTTNENKIVMLVFDGLGGLPNETGKTELESAKHPNLDKFIENGICGFSDPIAPGITPGSGPAHVALFGYNPLEHEIGRGLLDTLGIDFDFTKQDLAARGNFATCDKNGIITDRRAGRIASDKSARFCNEILKDIVIEGIKTFVLPVKEHRFSVIFRGEGLSDKLADTDPQKEGLKALPVKNLDKNAEFSAKIVTKFIQIANDRLKNEQPANTVLLRGFSKMIDIPQFTDTYQLKSAAIALYPMYRGLARLVGMEVLKTGTTIESEFQTLKENFNKYDFFFIHIKQTDSSGEDGDFSRKVKAIEEADASIKTLVELNPSVVVVTGDHSTPAVWHGHSWHPVPLMISAKFCRKDNSKSFNEKECITGGLGRISAQSIMALALANAGKLNKYGA; encoded by the coding sequence ATGATAACTCAGGAATTCTTAAAGAAACTGGTAACTACTAACGAAAACAAGATTGTTATGCTTGTCTTTGACGGGCTAGGAGGTTTGCCGAATGAAACCGGAAAGACTGAACTTGAAAGCGCAAAACACCCGAACCTTGATAAGTTTATAGAAAACGGTATATGCGGCTTTTCGGATCCGATCGCACCCGGCATAACTCCTGGTTCAGGCCCGGCTCATGTGGCCTTATTCGGCTATAATCCGTTGGAACACGAGATCGGCCGCGGGCTTTTGGATACTTTAGGGATTGATTTTGATTTTACAAAACAAGACCTGGCAGCCCGCGGCAACTTTGCCACCTGTGATAAGAACGGAATAATTACAGATAGAAGAGCGGGAAGAATCGCAAGCGATAAAAGCGCCAGGTTTTGTAATGAAATATTAAAAGACATAGTTATCGAAGGCATAAAGACCTTTGTTTTGCCTGTAAAAGAGCACCGTTTTTCTGTTATTTTCCGCGGTGAAGGTTTAAGCGATAAATTGGCTGATACAGACCCTCAAAAAGAGGGATTGAAAGCCCTGCCAGTAAAAAACTTAGACAAAAATGCCGAATTTTCTGCCAAAATAGTCACCAAATTCATTCAAATAGCCAATGACAGATTGAAAAATGAGCAGCCGGCAAATACAGTACTCCTAAGGGGTTTCTCAAAGATGATAGATATACCGCAATTTACAGATACATATCAGCTTAAATCAGCTGCTATAGCTCTTTATCCAATGTATAGGGGGCTTGCAAGGCTGGTAGGCATGGAAGTGTTAAAGACCGGGACAACGATAGAAAGTGAGTTTCAAACCTTAAAGGAAAACTTTAATAAATACGATTTTTTCTTTATTCATATAAAACAAACTGATTCATCAGGCGAGGATGGGGATTTCTCTAGAAAAGTAAAAGCCATAGAGGAAGCTGATGCTTCTATAAAAACCCTCGTTGAATTGAACCCTTCAGTAGTTGTTGTTACCGGGGACCATTCAACTCCGGCTGTATGGCACGGGCATTCCTGGCACCCTGTTCCTTTAATGATAAGTGCAAAGTTCTGCCGTAAAGACAACTCTAAGAGCTTTAATGAAAAAGAATGCATTACAGGCGGGCTCGGGAGAATATCTGCTCAGAGTATTATGGCATTAGCACTGGCCAATGCCGGAAAACTGAATAAATACGGTGCTTAA
- the secG gene encoding preprotein translocase subunit SecG: protein MYVMVVVLHVIVCIGLVLIVLLQSGKGGGIAGLFGGGGSDQLFSAPSGMIFIKKVTVVMAIVFILTSLFLTISTSRREFSSVTSRIPIPVEAPQPPVPGQ from the coding sequence ATGTATGTAATGGTAGTAGTTCTTCATGTAATTGTTTGTATAGGACTTGTATTAATAGTTCTTCTTCAATCAGGAAAAGGTGGAGGAATAGCCGGGTTATTTGGAGGAGGCGGTTCTGACCAGCTGTTTAGCGCACCTTCAGGAATGATCTTTATTAAAAAAGTTACCGTAGTAATGGCTATTGTGTTCATTTTGACGTCGCTTTTCCTTACTATATCGACTTCTAGAAGAGAATTCAGTTCTGTTACATCAAGGATCCCGATTCCGGTAGAAGCTCCTCAGCCTCCGGTACCCGGACAATAA